A genomic segment from Xyrauchen texanus isolate HMW12.3.18 chromosome 21, RBS_HiC_50CHRs, whole genome shotgun sequence encodes:
- the LOC127661395 gene encoding ras-related protein Rab-11A: MGTRDDEYDYLFKVVLIGDSGVGKSNLLSRFTRNEFNLESKSTIGVEFATRSIQVDGKTVKAQIWDTAGQERYRAITSAYYRGAVGALLVYDIAKHLTYENVERWLKELRDHADSNIVIMLVGNKSDLRHLRAVPTDEARAFAEKNGLSFLETSALDSTNVETAFQTILTEIYRIVSQKQMSDRRDNDMSPSNNVVSIQVQPTENKPKMQCCQSI; the protein is encoded by the exons atGGGGACGAGAGACGACGAATATGACTACTTGTTTAAAG TGGTCCTGATTGGAGACTCTGGTGTGGGGAAGAGTAACTTGCTGTCCCGTTTCACCCGCAATGAGTTCAACCTTGAGAGCAAAAGCACTATTGGAGTGGAGTTTGCTACACGTAGCATTCAGGTAGATGGAAAGACAGTGAAGGCTCAGATCTGGGACACAGCTGGACAGGAGCGTTACCGAGCCATCACTTCGGC ATATTACCGAGGAGCTGTCGGGGCACTTCTAGTGTATGACATCGCCAAGCACTTGACCTATGAGAATGTGGAACGCTGGCTTAAGGAGCTGAGAGACCATGCAGACAGCAACATTGTCATCATGCTCGTGGGAAATAAAAGTGACTTGCGTCATCTTCGGGCTGTACCCACTGATGAAGCACGTGCATTTGCAG AGAAAAATGGGCTGTCTTTCCTAGAGACTTCGGCTTTGGATTCCACCAATGTAGAGACTGCTTTTCAGACCATCCTGACTG AAATCTACCGGATTGTGTCCCAAAAGCAGATGTCGGACCGCCGAGACAATGACATGTCACCTAGCAACAATGTGGTGTCCATCCAGGTGCAGCCTACTGAGAACAAACCAAAGAtgcaatgttgccaaagcatctaG